A window of Actinomadura viridis genomic DNA:
CAGCAGGACCAGTCCCTTGACCCTGTCCCGATGGTCGGGGGCGTACCTGGCGGCGATCAGCCCGCCCAGCGAGTGCCCGGCCAGGACGACCGGACCGTCCCCGGCGACCCGGTCGAGCACCCCGGTCAGAACCTTCCCGCTGCTGGAGAAGCTCTGCGGGCCGTCCGGCCGGTCGCTGGCACCCGCGCCGAGGCGGTCGTAGGAGCAGACCCGATTCTCCTTGCTCAGCGCCTTCTGCAAGGCGGCCATCTTGTCCAGCCCGTCACCCCCTCCGTGCATCAGGACGATGACCGGCTCGTCCTTCGCCGGGCCGCCCGAGCAGGACACGTTCACCGACTTCCCGCCGACGTCGAACTTCCTGGTTCCGGAGAACCGGTCGGCCTCGGTCTTCCGGCCGGTGGGATTGGCGAGCGGATCCCAGTCCTCCAGGGAGCCGTCGTCGCAGCCGGCGAGCCCGGCACCGGCCACGGCGCAGCACAGCGCGATCACAGCGGCATTCTTGATCTCGCGGAGCATCATTTCCTCCATCGGAATAGTCGAGAGCCATTCACGCGGCGGCGTTGTTCGCGAGTTTCCGTGGCGGGGCGCCGCGCGCTCACATCGAGAACGCTATGGATCCGGCGGCCCTCGGATCATCACCGCGTGGTGGACACTCGGAGGTAGCTCGGACGGGGGACGACAGCGCCGCGCTGGGCGGCGGGGACCTGACCGCCGACGGCCACGGCCTGGGACTTCGTGGCCGGAGGGGGTGGCCGGTGACTACAGGGTGGGCCGGGCGGGAAATGGGTGGCGGGCCCCATAGAGATCGGCGTCGTGGTGGGTCATGGTGGAAGGGAATCCAGGGAGACCCACATCTCCTGCCGACAGGTGTCACCGGTGGCCGGGCTCGGGTCCGGCCACCGGTGCCACGTGACCGGACCGGCGCGGTGGGCCTCGGGACCTGGTGGGGAGCATGGGCGGACGCGGTGCGGCTGCCGGGATCGGACGCCGAGGGGGGCGGTTGCGTTGATGGTGAGCGGTGCCACGCGCGGCGCGGCCGGCGGTCGCCGGGGTGCGGGGCGGTGGCCTTGCCGGCGGTCCTGCGAGCGGCCGGACCGGCCGGGGCCGGCGCGGACCTGCTCCCTTGACGCTCATCGGATGTGAGGCCATGCGCCTCGGCCGATGAGAGGCCGGGGCCGCCGCCCGTCCGTGGTGGGGCGCGGCAGGTGCCGCGCGGGCGCGTGCCGTCGCGCGCCGGAAGCCGACGCCGCTGGCAGGTTGCCGGCAGGGCTGCCGTGCAGGGCGCCGCCGGCGTCGCGATGTCATCGGTTTGGTCGTGCGGCACGACACGTTCACGGGGTCGGCCCCGTGGGCGGTCATCGTGCCGGTTCCTTGATCGAGGTGATGTGCATGCCGCTGGGTATGTCACGGGACGTCACACTCCTGGACGGCGGAGGGCCGCGCGGTCCGCGCGCGGCGCTGGATCTCGGTAGCAGCCGGCTGCGTGCCAGCGTGCCCGCGCATGAGGTGCTGATCGATCGGCCTTCGTCGATCGCCGTCTCGCCCACGCCGGCCGGTCGGCGGCCGAGAGGGCACGATGCGGCGCGATGGACGGAGCAGGGACGGCGGTATCCCATCCGGCACGGCATCGTGACCGATGTGCAGGGCTGCACGCAGTTGACCCGCTGTGCGCTGCTGGACGCGGCCGTGGTGGCTCCGCCGGGCGAGCTCCTGCTGGCGGTGCCGGCCGCGGCCACCGCGGCCGACCGGATGCGGGCGGTCACCGCGGTACGTGCGGCAGGCGGCTGCCCGGTGAGCACGGTGGAGGCGGTGCTGGCCGCCGCGATCGGGGCGGGGCGGGCGGTCACCGACGCGCGCCCGTACCTGGTGATGGACATCGGGGCGGGTGTGGTGGAGATGGCCGTGGTGGCCAGATGGCGCCTGGTCCGCGCGCGTTCCATCCGGTACCTGCCGACGGTGTCGGCGGGGCATCCCGATCCGCGCCTGCCGCAGTACGTGCAGGAGCAACTGGCCGTCGAACTGCGCCGGATGCTGACGGACCTGCCGCCGCGGGTGCGGGTGCCAGCGCGGGCACGGGGGCTGCTGCTGACCGGAGGATGCGCCGTGCTCCCGTCGCTGCCCGGCCGGCTGGCCGCTCAGCTGGCCATGGGCGTCCACGTCGCTCCCGATCCGGCCCGTGCCACCATCCGCGGCCTGGCCCGGCTGTGCCTGGCTCCGGCCGGGGTACGGGAGGCGGTCGCGCGGCCCGCGCCCTGAGACCGCTCCGGCCGCGATATCGGCCCGAGGGGCACACTCACTCGATCCAAAGGGGTTGTCATGCTGGTGGACAGGACGGTCCTGCCCAAGATCGGTTACATGTACGGCTTCACCACGGCCAAGGGGCAGCGCGCCGCCGTGGTGGCGCACCGCGACGGCCGCCGGGACCTGGTGCTGTTCGATCACAGCGCCCCGGACCGGACCCGTCACACGGTGGCGCTGACCGGCGGCGAACCCGGAACGGTGGCGCAGCTGCTGGGGTCGCCGGTGGTCATCGACCACGTCGCGCACCTGACCCAGGACCTGGCCGATGCGCAGGCGCCGGGGCTGCAGGCGATCCGGGTCCCGATCCCGGCCACCTCGCCCTACGCCGGACGGGCCCTGGGCGACCTGGGCTCTCGCACCGGTGCCTGCGTGGTGGCGGTGCTTCGCGGGGACCGCACGGTCACCGCGCCACCGGCCACCTTCGGCCTGCGGCACGGCGACGCGGTGGTGGCGGTGGGCGACGCGTCCGCGCTCGCCGCCGTCCGCGACCTGCTGACCGGCGACTGACCGGCCGGCCGGCCGCGCCGCATGCGGCACCGGCGGGTTCGGCATGAGCGACGCGCGGCACCGGGCCGCGGCGGCGTGGTGGTGTACGGGGCACGAGGCGAGTGGAGGGATGAGATGACCGGCGACGCAGTGCGCCGTGAGCTGATCGAGCAGGATCCTCTCGGGCAGGTGAGGCTGCCGCTCACCGGCTGGGTGGCGCGCCTGTACCAGCACGATGGCCGCCCCGTCCGCATGGTGCTGAACCCGGGCGGCGGCTCGCTCCTGAGTTACGAGCTGCCGCCTGCGGCGGCGTCGGATCAGCTGGTGCTCGGCGCCCACCACGTCGGGCTGCCCCGGGCCTACGGGCCCGCGGCCGTCGCCACGCTCACCCTGGCCTACGGAGTGATGTCCGGCGAGCCGCCGGAGGTGGCCTTCCGGCAGCACCGGCTCTGGCGGCCGGCCCGTACCCGCCAGGTCCGCCCGCTGATACTGGCCGACCGGATCTGGCTGGCGGAACAGGCCGGCCACTTCGACGAGGTGCGCACGACCGCCGCCGGGCATACCGCCGTACGGCTGCTGTAGCGAGAGCCAGGGACGTGGCGGGCGAGGTGTTCAGCGGCAGGCCGCCGCGTACCGGGCGAGCGCGGCGGCAAGCTCGCCCGCCGAAGGGCGAGGGGCGACGGTGTGCACCCGCAACCCGTGCCGGCGCACCGTCTGGGCGGTCTGCCGCCCGATCGCGGCGATCACGGTGGAGGGCGGCGGCGTGGCCAGCGCCAGGAGGTTGCGCACCGTCGAGGACGAGGTGAACGCCACCGCGTCGAAGCCGCCGTCGGTGATCTCGGCCACCAGCCGAGCGGGTGGCGGGGCGGCCGGCACGGTGCGGTAGGCGGTCACCACCTGGCACTGCCAGCCTCGTTGCCGCAGCCCCTGGTCCAGGGTGTCGCGGGCGATGTCCGAACGCGGCAACAGCACCGGCCGCGCCCCTGCCCCCGCGTCCAACGGCGGCCAGCACCGCAGCAGCCCCTCGGCCGACTGCTCACCGTCCGGGACCAGATCGACCCGCACCCCGAGCCGGAACAGCGCCGCCGCCGTCCGCTCACCCACCGCGGCCACCCGCGCCGTCCTCAGGAGGCGCGGGTCCAAGCCCTGGGCGGTCATCTGCGGTACCACCGCGCGCACGGCGTTGGTGGAGGTGAACACCACCCACGCGTACGCTCCTTCGCGCAGTCGCGTGAGCGCCCGTTCAAGCGGCGACGCGTCCAGCGGTGGCCGCACCGCGATCATCGCCACTTCCTGCGGCCGGGCCCCGTACCCGCGCAGCCGGTCCGACAGGTCACCGGCCTGGTGGGCGGCGCGCGGAACCAGCACGCGCCACCCCTCCAGCCGGTCACCCGTCACCGGCCCCGCCTCCGGGGGCATCGATCACCACTCCTTCCGGGCGGGGGCTCGTCACCGCTGATTCAGCGGCCACCGCCGTCGATGCGGCCCTGGCAGCGCACGCAGCACCGCACATGCGGCAGGATCTCCAGCCGTCCCGCCGGGATGGCCTGGCCGCATCCCTCGCACACCCCGTAGGTCCCTTCCTCCAGCCGCCGCAGCGCGCCATCGATCTCGGTCAGGCTCTGCCGCAGGTTGTCCATGCGGCTATAGTCGGCCGGCTCCACCTGCTCGGGCGCCGTCCCCTCGACCACCTTCTCCAGCGCGGCCAGCTCGGAGGCGCGCTTGCCGCGGTCCTCCTGTAGGCGCTGCCGGAGCTCCCGTACCGCCGCACCGTCCAGTGCCGGCGTAGCGGCGATCCCATCCCCATTCGTGGCCATCTGCCTTCAACCCCTTCCACAACGGCGGCGCCCCAGCGCCGTCACCACATGCTGAAAGACTTGGGATGACCGGACCGTCCCGGTGTCCAGGCCATCCCGGCATTACCGCGAGGCCGCGGCGCGGCCTCCCCCAGTGCACGGGCCCGGGCCGCCCCGCCTGGGGTTCCGGGTCCCGCGGCCACACGGCGCGAACCCGACGCTCGCCCGCGCGCCACCGGTGCGCCCGGCGGACGAGCGGGCCGGCGGCCTCCGCGTTCGGCTTTGCCGGTCATGCGCCACACCTCCTTCTTTTCCTGGGCACGACTGAAAGGCCCCGGCCCCCCAGGGCGTCGGGGCCGGGGCCGTCGCGCCGGCCCGTTCCCTCGCGTGGTGGGAACGTCACTTGCGGCCGGGCGCTGAACCCTGAGCCGCCGGATGGACGGCTCCGTTCTCCACCGTCGGCCATGGCGGCCGGCGCCGCCATCGGTGCCGCCACCCATTTCGGGCCGGGGGCAACCTGTAGAGGCCGGCCGCGGCCCTGGTA
This region includes:
- a CDS encoding TraR/DksA family transcriptional regulator, with product MATNGDGIAATPALDGAAVRELRQRLQEDRGKRASELAALEKVVEGTAPEQVEPADYSRMDNLRQSLTEIDGALRRLEEGTYGVCEGCGQAIPAGRLEILPHVRCCVRCQGRIDGGGR
- a CDS encoding uroporphyrinogen-III synthase, which produces MPPEAGPVTGDRLEGWRVLVPRAAHQAGDLSDRLRGYGARPQEVAMIAVRPPLDASPLERALTRLREGAYAWVVFTSTNAVRAVVPQMTAQGLDPRLLRTARVAAVGERTAAALFRLGVRVDLVPDGEQSAEGLLRCWPPLDAGAGARPVLLPRSDIARDTLDQGLRQRGWQCQVVTAYRTVPAAPPPARLVAEITDGGFDAVAFTSSSTVRNLLALATPPPSTVIAAIGRQTAQTVRRHGLRVHTVAPRPSAGELAAALARYAAACR
- a CDS encoding alpha/beta hydrolase; the protein is MEEMMLREIKNAAVIALCCAVAGAGLAGCDDGSLEDWDPLANPTGRKTEADRFSGTRKFDVGGKSVNVSCSGGPAKDEPVIVLMHGGGDGLDKMAALQKALSKENRVCSYDRLGAGASDRPDGPQSFSSSGKVLTGVLDRVAGDGPVVLAGHSLGGLIAARYAPDHRDRVKGLVLLDATPPTMVDDITKAIPESATGPAAQLRAQNLAIFQGQNPEKLAIADGKVRSAGNIPVEVIQHGKQYLAALPQYGPRLERAWSAGQRRWLALSSRGKLSTATKSGHYIYVDQPDVAVQAIQRVTAQAAR
- a CDS encoding cation:proton antiporter regulatory subunit; the encoded protein is MLVDRTVLPKIGYMYGFTTAKGQRAAVVAHRDGRRDLVLFDHSAPDRTRHTVALTGGEPGTVAQLLGSPVVIDHVAHLTQDLADAQAPGLQAIRVPIPATSPYAGRALGDLGSRTGACVVAVLRGDRTVTAPPATFGLRHGDAVVAVGDASALAAVRDLLTGD
- a CDS encoding rod shape-determining protein → MSRDVTLLDGGGPRGPRAALDLGSSRLRASVPAHEVLIDRPSSIAVSPTPAGRRPRGHDAARWTEQGRRYPIRHGIVTDVQGCTQLTRCALLDAAVVAPPGELLLAVPAAATAADRMRAVTAVRAAGGCPVSTVEAVLAAAIGAGRAVTDARPYLVMDIGAGVVEMAVVARWRLVRARSIRYLPTVSAGHPDPRLPQYVQEQLAVELRRMLTDLPPRVRVPARARGLLLTGGCAVLPSLPGRLAAQLAMGVHVAPDPARATIRGLARLCLAPAGVREAVARPAP